Proteins from one Drosophila gunungcola strain Sukarami chromosome 3R, Dgunungcola_SK_2, whole genome shotgun sequence genomic window:
- the LOC128252776 gene encoding alpha-mannosidase 2 isoform X2, with product MSFKLFRRGSARCIGLLSAFVTILLCLYYISIGQPNPAPVSETGAPSAALRGSPLNAFTGFSVGGGSSAMSHQQKSHAAIVSNQKRSSETKAGQTTGSPESQSVEEYSNSDWGDKCYELLQSSTNITASEEHSKFDFQPEWMRSKEYWDRGFEERFEAQKKDKQRPPLKIIVVPHSHNDPGWLKTFTNYFQSDSRQILNLLVTKMQEYTDMTFIWSEISFLQLWWDQAHPTKQRALRRLIDSGRIEITTGGWVMTDEANVHIYPMLDQLIEGHQWLKNNLNVTPKVGWSIDPFGHGSTVPYLLSGANFEGAIIQRIHYAWKQWFARQQSGDFIWKPYWRGRTVAGKDSDTGSLLTHNMPFDIYSIKSSCGPHPFICLNFDFRKIPGEYTEYSVKAQFITDDNLEAKAQLLLEQYARTASLFPHNVALIPVGDDFRYNKDREVDQQYQNYKKLIDHIMANRRLYNADIRFGTPSDYFEAIKERMKAFPTFKGDFFVYSDIFSEGRPAYWSGYFTTRPFYKLLSSELEHQLRSAEIIFTLAYNTARQAKRENAIKIYEKNYELIINARRNLGLFQHHDAITGTSKAAVMRDYAMRLFESTQNMVKMQESCLELLLQKGQPRHHGFLLSEFERDNVNKLPRKMPIQMVSGDDSMPTVSGGEGGAGGTASVGAAASFVLYNSLAQKRLEVVTLRVQHPNVKVLNDKGVELSHIQINPVWNITDTYEQGLGTSVSGSVGRIRTSTRQFEVMFVAELEPLSLSTYRVQVDEVNFKRNIATIYCDDCTGAGPAAVSPPEEAEASPAPVFEARGKPAGDIQLENPHMRLLFDEKSGFLKTITRKNQKKELLKPLQCNIKFAAYRSAQFHSGAYLFKTDPEQSEAEKEVLEGYTDMRIIITSGPIASDVTVIYGPFLAHTVRIFNTRTHLDAAIYVENDIDFEPPPKNRETELFMRLVTNIDNIAQVPLQRDPLKEPADAATMPELPVFYSDQNGFQYHERIKVPAIGIEGNYFPITSGAFIQDTRLRLTLLTTHAQGAASYEPGQLEVMLDRRTLYDDYRGMGEGVVDSRLTRHKFWLLVEDLPGGQHDQLQPPSYKVLSQQAQQMANGLRYPPNLYFVSSLEQPELSAALLPLVRLLPKGALPCDVHLTNLRTLSDPELQLFPSASALLVLHRQGFDCSVSAGRDLSMEALCPLSSKGLGNVQLGRLRLHTIEATSLTGTEQKPSKDSFHIRSLAEISLEPMQMRTYNLTFRAEV from the exons ATGTCATTTAAGCTCTTCCGCCGCGGATCGGCGCGCTGCATCGGTCTGCTGTCGGCGTTTGTGACGATCCTGCTCTGCCTCTACTACATCTCCATTGGCCAGCCCAATCCGGCGCCCGTTTCGGAGACGGGTGCGCCATCGGCGGCGTTGCGGGGCTCACCGCTCAATGCCTTCACCGGTTTCAGCGTGGGCGGAGGCTCATCCGCGATGTCCCACCAACAGAAGTCGCACGCCGCGATCGTCTCGAACCAGAAGAGATCCTCGGAGACGAAGGCGGGGCAGACAACCGGGTCGCCGGAGTCGCAATCGGTGGAGGAGTACTCCAACAGCGATTGGGGCGACAAGTGCTACGAGCTGCTCCAGAGCAGCACGAACATAACCGCCAGCGAGGAGCACAGCAAGTTCGACTTTCAG CCGGAATGGATGCGCTCGAAGGAGTACTGGGATCGTGGCTTCGAGGAGCGCTTTGAAGCGCAGAAAAAGGACAAGCAGCGACCGCCACTGAAGATCATAgtggtgccgcactcccacAACGATCCCGGCTGGCTGAAGACCTTCACCAACTACTTCCAGTCGGACTCGCGGCAGATCCTCAACCTGCTGGTGACCAAGATGCAGGAGTACACGGACATGACGTTCATCTGGTCGGAGATCAGTTTCCTGCAGCTCTGGTGGGACCAGGCGCATCCCACCAAGCAGCGAGCGCTGCGGCGGCTGATCGACTCGGGTCGCATCGAGATCACCACCGGCGGATGGGTGATGACGGACGAGGCAAATGTGCACATCTACCCCATGCTGGACCAGCTCATCGAGGGCCACCAGTGGCTGAAGAACAACCTGAATGTGACGCCCAAGGTGGGCTGGTCCATCGATCCCTTTGGCCACGGCAGCACCGTGCCGTACCTGCTGTCCGGAGCGAACTTCGAGGGTGCCATCATACAGCGGATCCACTACGCCTGGAAGCAATGGTTTGCCCGCCAGCAGTCGGGTGACTTCATCTGGAAGCCCTACTGGAGGGGCAGGACAGTGGCAGGCAAGGACAGCGACACTGGCAGCCTGCTCACCCACAACATGCCCTTCGATATATACTCGATCAAGAGCTCGTGCGGCCCCCATCCGTTCATCTGTTTGAACTTCGACTTCCGCAAGATTCCGGGCGAGTACACGGAGTACTCGGTGAAGGCGCAGTTCATCACGGACGACAATCTGGAGGCCAAGGCGCAGCTGCTGCTCGAGCAGTATGCCAGGACGGCCTCGCTGTTTCCCCACAACGTTGCCCTCATCCCGGTGGGCGATGACTTCCGCTACAACAAGGATCGCGAGGTGGACCAGCAGTACCAGAACTACAAGAAGCTCATCGATCACATTATGGCCAACCGGCGGCTGTACAACGCGGACATCCGGTTCGGCACGCCCAGCGACTACTTCGAGGCCATCAAGGAGCGCATGAAGGCTTTTCCCACCTTCAAGGGCGACTTCTTCGTTTACTCGGACATTTTCTCGGAGGGCAGGCCGGCCTACTGGTCGGGCTACTTCACCACGCGTCCCTTCTACAAGCTGCTCAGCTCGGAGCTGGAGCATCAGCTGCGTTCCGCCGAGATCATCTTCACGCTGGCCTACAACACCGCACGGCAGGCGAAGCGCGAGAATGCGATCAAGATCTACGAGAAGAACTACGAGCTGATCATCAATGCCAGGCGAAATCTGGGCCTGTTCCAGCACCACGACGCCATCACTGGCACCTCCAAGGCGGCGGTCATGCGCGACTATGCCATGCGTCTGTTCGAGAGCACCCAGAACATGGTCAAGATGCAGGAGTCCTGcctggagctgctgctgcagaagGGCCAGCCGCGTCACCATGGCTTCCTGCTCAGCGAATTCGAGCGGGACAACGTCAACAAGCTGCCGCGCAAGATGCCCATCCAGATGGTCAGCGGGGACGACTCCATGCCCACCGTTTCGGGGGGTGAGGGTGGAGCGGGTGGCACCGCTTCCGTCGGAGCAGCGGCCAGCTTTGTCCTCTACAACTCGCTGGCCCAGAAGCGGCTGGAAGTCGTCACGCTGCGTGTCCAGCATCCCAATGTGAAGGTGCTCAACGACAAGGGCGTGGAGCTGAGCCACATCCAGATCAATCCGGTGTGGAACATCACGGACACCTACGAGCAGGGACTGGGCACCTCCGTGTCCGGCTCGGTGGGTCGCATTCGCACCTCGACGCGCCAGTTCGAGGTGATGTTCGTGGCCGAACTGGAGCCCCTGTCCCTCAGCACGTATCGCGTGCAGGTGGACGAGGTCAACTTCAAGCGGAACATTGCCACCATTTACTGCGACGACTGCACGGGAGCGGGACCTGCAGCAGTGAGTCCGCCGGAGGAGGCGGAAGCCTCGCCAGCTCCCGTTTTCGAGGCACGTGGCAAGCCAGCTG GCGACATCCAGTTGGAAAACCCTCACATGCGCCTGCTGTTCGACGAGAAGAGTGGTTTCCTCAAGACCATCACGCGCAAGAACCAGAAAAAGGAGCTGTTGAAGCCGCTGCAGTGTAACATCAAGTTCGCCGCCTACCGCAGTGCCCAGTTCCACTCGGGCGCCTATCTCTTCAAGACCGATCCCGAGCAGAGCGAGGCCGAGAAGGAAGTGCTCGAGGGCTACACGGACATGCGCATCATAATCACTTCCGGGCCGATAGCCAGCGACGTGACCGTCATCTACGGCCCCTTCCTGGCGCACACGGTGCGCATTTTCAACACGCGAACCCACCTGGATGCGGCCATATATGTGGAGAACGACATTGACTTTGAGCCGCCGCCCAAAAACCGGGAGACGGAGCTGTTCATGCGGCTGGTCACCAACATCGACAACATTGCCCAAGTGCCGCTGCAGCGGGATCCTCTCAAGGAGCCGGCCGATGCGGCCACCATGCCCGAGCTGCCCGTCTTCTACAGCGATCAAAATGGCTTTCAGTATCATGA ACGAATAAAAGTGCCGGCAATCGGCATCGAGGGCAACTACTTCCCCATAACGTCGGGTGCTTTTATCCAGGACACGCGACTCCGGCTCACCCTGCTGACCACCCACGCCCAAGGAGCGGCCAGCTACGAGCCGGGACAGCTGGAGGTGATGCTGGACCGGCGCACCCTGTACGACGATTACCGCGGCATGGGCGAGGGCGTCGTAGACAGCCGGCTGACGCGCCACAAGTTCTGGCTACTGGTGGAGGACCTGCCTGGAGGTCAGCATGACCAGTTGCAGCCGCCCAGCTACAAGGTGCTCAGTCAGCAGGCCCAGCAGATGGCCAATGGCCTGCGCTACCCGCCGAATCTGTACTTTGTGAGCAGCCTGGAGCAGCCCGAACTGTCCGCCGCTCTGCTGCCCTTGGTCCGGCTGCTGCCCAAGGGCGCGTTGCCCTGCGACGTGCACCTGACCAACCTGCGCACCCTGTCCGACCCGGAGCTGCAGCTGTTTCCGTCCGCctcggcgctgctcgtgctgCATCGCCAGGGGTTCGACTGCAGCGTGAGCGCTGGCAGGGATCTGTCCATGGAGGCCCTGTGCCCGTTGTCCAGCAAGGGACTGGGAAACGTGCAGCTGGGGCGGCTCCGGCTGCACACCATCGAGGCCACCAGTCTGACGGGGACGGAGCAGAAGCCGTCGAAGGACAGCTTCCACATACGATCCCTGGCCGAGATCAGTCTGGAGCCCATGCAGATGCGCACCTACAACCTCACTTTCCGCGCGGAGGTGTGA
- the LOC128252776 gene encoding alpha-mannosidase 2 isoform X1, giving the protein MEFVWKTVNKRQQLMHVEHSPSKGEEAQQQVNPVESQPVTCKRSPLTRMSFKLFRRGSARCIGLLSAFVTILLCLYYISIGQPNPAPVSETGAPSAALRGSPLNAFTGFSVGGGSSAMSHQQKSHAAIVSNQKRSSETKAGQTTGSPESQSVEEYSNSDWGDKCYELLQSSTNITASEEHSKFDFQPEWMRSKEYWDRGFEERFEAQKKDKQRPPLKIIVVPHSHNDPGWLKTFTNYFQSDSRQILNLLVTKMQEYTDMTFIWSEISFLQLWWDQAHPTKQRALRRLIDSGRIEITTGGWVMTDEANVHIYPMLDQLIEGHQWLKNNLNVTPKVGWSIDPFGHGSTVPYLLSGANFEGAIIQRIHYAWKQWFARQQSGDFIWKPYWRGRTVAGKDSDTGSLLTHNMPFDIYSIKSSCGPHPFICLNFDFRKIPGEYTEYSVKAQFITDDNLEAKAQLLLEQYARTASLFPHNVALIPVGDDFRYNKDREVDQQYQNYKKLIDHIMANRRLYNADIRFGTPSDYFEAIKERMKAFPTFKGDFFVYSDIFSEGRPAYWSGYFTTRPFYKLLSSELEHQLRSAEIIFTLAYNTARQAKRENAIKIYEKNYELIINARRNLGLFQHHDAITGTSKAAVMRDYAMRLFESTQNMVKMQESCLELLLQKGQPRHHGFLLSEFERDNVNKLPRKMPIQMVSGDDSMPTVSGGEGGAGGTASVGAAASFVLYNSLAQKRLEVVTLRVQHPNVKVLNDKGVELSHIQINPVWNITDTYEQGLGTSVSGSVGRIRTSTRQFEVMFVAELEPLSLSTYRVQVDEVNFKRNIATIYCDDCTGAGPAAVSPPEEAEASPAPVFEARGKPAGDIQLENPHMRLLFDEKSGFLKTITRKNQKKELLKPLQCNIKFAAYRSAQFHSGAYLFKTDPEQSEAEKEVLEGYTDMRIIITSGPIASDVTVIYGPFLAHTVRIFNTRTHLDAAIYVENDIDFEPPPKNRETELFMRLVTNIDNIAQVPLQRDPLKEPADAATMPELPVFYSDQNGFQYHERIKVPAIGIEGNYFPITSGAFIQDTRLRLTLLTTHAQGAASYEPGQLEVMLDRRTLYDDYRGMGEGVVDSRLTRHKFWLLVEDLPGGQHDQLQPPSYKVLSQQAQQMANGLRYPPNLYFVSSLEQPELSAALLPLVRLLPKGALPCDVHLTNLRTLSDPELQLFPSASALLVLHRQGFDCSVSAGRDLSMEALCPLSSKGLGNVQLGRLRLHTIEATSLTGTEQKPSKDSFHIRSLAEISLEPMQMRTYNLTFRAEV; this is encoded by the exons ATGGAATTTGTTTGGAAAACCGTTAACAAAAGGCAACAACTGATGC ATGTAGAACACAGCCCGAGCAAGGGAGAAGAAGCCCAGCAGCAAGTTAATCCGGTGGAATCCCAACCGGTGACCTGCAAGCGCAGTCCACTGACCAGGATGTCATTTAAGCTCTTCCGCCGCGGATCGGCGCGCTGCATCGGTCTGCTGTCGGCGTTTGTGACGATCCTGCTCTGCCTCTACTACATCTCCATTGGCCAGCCCAATCCGGCGCCCGTTTCGGAGACGGGTGCGCCATCGGCGGCGTTGCGGGGCTCACCGCTCAATGCCTTCACCGGTTTCAGCGTGGGCGGAGGCTCATCCGCGATGTCCCACCAACAGAAGTCGCACGCCGCGATCGTCTCGAACCAGAAGAGATCCTCGGAGACGAAGGCGGGGCAGACAACCGGGTCGCCGGAGTCGCAATCGGTGGAGGAGTACTCCAACAGCGATTGGGGCGACAAGTGCTACGAGCTGCTCCAGAGCAGCACGAACATAACCGCCAGCGAGGAGCACAGCAAGTTCGACTTTCAG CCGGAATGGATGCGCTCGAAGGAGTACTGGGATCGTGGCTTCGAGGAGCGCTTTGAAGCGCAGAAAAAGGACAAGCAGCGACCGCCACTGAAGATCATAgtggtgccgcactcccacAACGATCCCGGCTGGCTGAAGACCTTCACCAACTACTTCCAGTCGGACTCGCGGCAGATCCTCAACCTGCTGGTGACCAAGATGCAGGAGTACACGGACATGACGTTCATCTGGTCGGAGATCAGTTTCCTGCAGCTCTGGTGGGACCAGGCGCATCCCACCAAGCAGCGAGCGCTGCGGCGGCTGATCGACTCGGGTCGCATCGAGATCACCACCGGCGGATGGGTGATGACGGACGAGGCAAATGTGCACATCTACCCCATGCTGGACCAGCTCATCGAGGGCCACCAGTGGCTGAAGAACAACCTGAATGTGACGCCCAAGGTGGGCTGGTCCATCGATCCCTTTGGCCACGGCAGCACCGTGCCGTACCTGCTGTCCGGAGCGAACTTCGAGGGTGCCATCATACAGCGGATCCACTACGCCTGGAAGCAATGGTTTGCCCGCCAGCAGTCGGGTGACTTCATCTGGAAGCCCTACTGGAGGGGCAGGACAGTGGCAGGCAAGGACAGCGACACTGGCAGCCTGCTCACCCACAACATGCCCTTCGATATATACTCGATCAAGAGCTCGTGCGGCCCCCATCCGTTCATCTGTTTGAACTTCGACTTCCGCAAGATTCCGGGCGAGTACACGGAGTACTCGGTGAAGGCGCAGTTCATCACGGACGACAATCTGGAGGCCAAGGCGCAGCTGCTGCTCGAGCAGTATGCCAGGACGGCCTCGCTGTTTCCCCACAACGTTGCCCTCATCCCGGTGGGCGATGACTTCCGCTACAACAAGGATCGCGAGGTGGACCAGCAGTACCAGAACTACAAGAAGCTCATCGATCACATTATGGCCAACCGGCGGCTGTACAACGCGGACATCCGGTTCGGCACGCCCAGCGACTACTTCGAGGCCATCAAGGAGCGCATGAAGGCTTTTCCCACCTTCAAGGGCGACTTCTTCGTTTACTCGGACATTTTCTCGGAGGGCAGGCCGGCCTACTGGTCGGGCTACTTCACCACGCGTCCCTTCTACAAGCTGCTCAGCTCGGAGCTGGAGCATCAGCTGCGTTCCGCCGAGATCATCTTCACGCTGGCCTACAACACCGCACGGCAGGCGAAGCGCGAGAATGCGATCAAGATCTACGAGAAGAACTACGAGCTGATCATCAATGCCAGGCGAAATCTGGGCCTGTTCCAGCACCACGACGCCATCACTGGCACCTCCAAGGCGGCGGTCATGCGCGACTATGCCATGCGTCTGTTCGAGAGCACCCAGAACATGGTCAAGATGCAGGAGTCCTGcctggagctgctgctgcagaagGGCCAGCCGCGTCACCATGGCTTCCTGCTCAGCGAATTCGAGCGGGACAACGTCAACAAGCTGCCGCGCAAGATGCCCATCCAGATGGTCAGCGGGGACGACTCCATGCCCACCGTTTCGGGGGGTGAGGGTGGAGCGGGTGGCACCGCTTCCGTCGGAGCAGCGGCCAGCTTTGTCCTCTACAACTCGCTGGCCCAGAAGCGGCTGGAAGTCGTCACGCTGCGTGTCCAGCATCCCAATGTGAAGGTGCTCAACGACAAGGGCGTGGAGCTGAGCCACATCCAGATCAATCCGGTGTGGAACATCACGGACACCTACGAGCAGGGACTGGGCACCTCCGTGTCCGGCTCGGTGGGTCGCATTCGCACCTCGACGCGCCAGTTCGAGGTGATGTTCGTGGCCGAACTGGAGCCCCTGTCCCTCAGCACGTATCGCGTGCAGGTGGACGAGGTCAACTTCAAGCGGAACATTGCCACCATTTACTGCGACGACTGCACGGGAGCGGGACCTGCAGCAGTGAGTCCGCCGGAGGAGGCGGAAGCCTCGCCAGCTCCCGTTTTCGAGGCACGTGGCAAGCCAGCTG GCGACATCCAGTTGGAAAACCCTCACATGCGCCTGCTGTTCGACGAGAAGAGTGGTTTCCTCAAGACCATCACGCGCAAGAACCAGAAAAAGGAGCTGTTGAAGCCGCTGCAGTGTAACATCAAGTTCGCCGCCTACCGCAGTGCCCAGTTCCACTCGGGCGCCTATCTCTTCAAGACCGATCCCGAGCAGAGCGAGGCCGAGAAGGAAGTGCTCGAGGGCTACACGGACATGCGCATCATAATCACTTCCGGGCCGATAGCCAGCGACGTGACCGTCATCTACGGCCCCTTCCTGGCGCACACGGTGCGCATTTTCAACACGCGAACCCACCTGGATGCGGCCATATATGTGGAGAACGACATTGACTTTGAGCCGCCGCCCAAAAACCGGGAGACGGAGCTGTTCATGCGGCTGGTCACCAACATCGACAACATTGCCCAAGTGCCGCTGCAGCGGGATCCTCTCAAGGAGCCGGCCGATGCGGCCACCATGCCCGAGCTGCCCGTCTTCTACAGCGATCAAAATGGCTTTCAGTATCATGA ACGAATAAAAGTGCCGGCAATCGGCATCGAGGGCAACTACTTCCCCATAACGTCGGGTGCTTTTATCCAGGACACGCGACTCCGGCTCACCCTGCTGACCACCCACGCCCAAGGAGCGGCCAGCTACGAGCCGGGACAGCTGGAGGTGATGCTGGACCGGCGCACCCTGTACGACGATTACCGCGGCATGGGCGAGGGCGTCGTAGACAGCCGGCTGACGCGCCACAAGTTCTGGCTACTGGTGGAGGACCTGCCTGGAGGTCAGCATGACCAGTTGCAGCCGCCCAGCTACAAGGTGCTCAGTCAGCAGGCCCAGCAGATGGCCAATGGCCTGCGCTACCCGCCGAATCTGTACTTTGTGAGCAGCCTGGAGCAGCCCGAACTGTCCGCCGCTCTGCTGCCCTTGGTCCGGCTGCTGCCCAAGGGCGCGTTGCCCTGCGACGTGCACCTGACCAACCTGCGCACCCTGTCCGACCCGGAGCTGCAGCTGTTTCCGTCCGCctcggcgctgctcgtgctgCATCGCCAGGGGTTCGACTGCAGCGTGAGCGCTGGCAGGGATCTGTCCATGGAGGCCCTGTGCCCGTTGTCCAGCAAGGGACTGGGAAACGTGCAGCTGGGGCGGCTCCGGCTGCACACCATCGAGGCCACCAGTCTGACGGGGACGGAGCAGAAGCCGTCGAAGGACAGCTTCCACATACGATCCCTGGCCGAGATCAGTCTGGAGCCCATGCAGATGCGCACCTACAACCTCACTTTCCGCGCGGAGGTGTGA
- the LOC128252610 gene encoding techylectin-5B isoform X2, protein MMLSLVFVLAWISVFLGGTHTLSRIKKSDIGLKSLEELILIRKSLDKQDLRLRGLEINLHRVLSRVVHLFHSDVPAAGRSFSKEDHLAEMPKRLDRKIIGNIAQESGSFKGSDSIDVPKAKGMPRVDFYQPAKSACYELDENVRVDGVYRFLVPERNEVQRDLYERYCAFATDGPAWTVIQHRGGALDPPENFNRSWDEYRAGFGNLSRDFWFGNEFIHKILYRDDHELRVELQEEQEPMDWAEYPTFRLDSEGYNYQLLVKGGFRGSLPDALEQHNQLDFSTYDRRSDHGTSGDSTCAEIYGGGWWFGRCTRCNLNGEHGVHQRVSPAIVWLNWRNGTAKPKESRMMIRPVRLIPGDNLDEE, encoded by the exons ATGATG ctttctttggtttttgtcCTCGCATGGATTTCGGTTTTCCTGGGCGGCACTCACACTTTGAGTCGGATTAAAAAGTCTGATATTGGCTTAAAATCTTTGGAGGAGCTGATCTTGATTAGAAAGTCATTGGATAAGCAGGATCTCAGGCTAAGAGGTTTGGAGATCAATCTGCATCGTGTGCTGAGCAGGGTGGTGCATCTTTTCCATTCAGATGTGCCTGCAGCGGGCAGATCCTTCTCTAAAGAAGATCATTTAGCTGAAATGCCTAAGCGACTGGATCGAAAGATTATCGGGAATATTGCTCAGGAAAGTGGCTCATTTAAGGGGTCTGATTCAATAGATGTTCCCAAGGCAAAGGGCATGCCAAGAGTTG ACTTTTACCAGCCTGCCAAATCGGCTTGCTATGAACTGGATGAAAATGTTCGTGTGGATGGCGTCTATAGGTTTCTGGTTCCGGAGCGAAATGAAGTCCAGCGGGATTTGTACGAGCGTTACTGCGCCTTCGCCACCGATGGTCCCGCCTGGACGGTGATCCAGCACAGAGGTGGCGCCCTCGATCCCCCCGAGAACTTCAATCGCAGCTGGGATGAGTATCGCGCGGGTTTCGGCAATCTGTCTCGGGATTTCTGGTTCGGCAACGAGTTCATCCACAAGATTCTCTATCGCGACGATCATGAGCTGAGAGTGGAGttgcaggaggagcaggaacCGATGGATTGGGCGGAGTACCCCACGTTCCGGCTGGACAGCGAGGGCTACAACTATCAGCTTTTGGTGAAAGGCGGATTTAGGGGTTCGCTGCCAGATGCCCTGGAGCAGCACAATCAACTGGATTTCAGCACCTACGATCGTCGGAGCGATCATGGGACCTCCGGAGATTCCACCTGTGCCGAGATTTACGGCGGAGGTTGGTGGTTCGGCCGCTGCACACGGTGCAATCTGAATGGAGAACATGGTGTCCACCAGAGAGTGAGTCCAGCAATCGTCTGGTTGAATTGGCGAAACGGAACTGCCAAACCGAAAGAATCGCGCATGATGATACGACCCGTAAGACTGATTCCGGGTGATAACTTGGACGAGGAATAG
- the LOC128252610 gene encoding techylectin-5B isoform X1, producing MMKLSLVFVLAWISVFLGGTHTLSRIKKSDIGLKSLEELILIRKSLDKQDLRLRGLEINLHRVLSRVVHLFHSDVPAAGRSFSKEDHLAEMPKRLDRKIIGNIAQESGSFKGSDSIDVPKAKGMPRVDFYQPAKSACYELDENVRVDGVYRFLVPERNEVQRDLYERYCAFATDGPAWTVIQHRGGALDPPENFNRSWDEYRAGFGNLSRDFWFGNEFIHKILYRDDHELRVELQEEQEPMDWAEYPTFRLDSEGYNYQLLVKGGFRGSLPDALEQHNQLDFSTYDRRSDHGTSGDSTCAEIYGGGWWFGRCTRCNLNGEHGVHQRVSPAIVWLNWRNGTAKPKESRMMIRPVRLIPGDNLDEE from the exons ATGATG AAGctttctttggtttttgtcCTCGCATGGATTTCGGTTTTCCTGGGCGGCACTCACACTTTGAGTCGGATTAAAAAGTCTGATATTGGCTTAAAATCTTTGGAGGAGCTGATCTTGATTAGAAAGTCATTGGATAAGCAGGATCTCAGGCTAAGAGGTTTGGAGATCAATCTGCATCGTGTGCTGAGCAGGGTGGTGCATCTTTTCCATTCAGATGTGCCTGCAGCGGGCAGATCCTTCTCTAAAGAAGATCATTTAGCTGAAATGCCTAAGCGACTGGATCGAAAGATTATCGGGAATATTGCTCAGGAAAGTGGCTCATTTAAGGGGTCTGATTCAATAGATGTTCCCAAGGCAAAGGGCATGCCAAGAGTTG ACTTTTACCAGCCTGCCAAATCGGCTTGCTATGAACTGGATGAAAATGTTCGTGTGGATGGCGTCTATAGGTTTCTGGTTCCGGAGCGAAATGAAGTCCAGCGGGATTTGTACGAGCGTTACTGCGCCTTCGCCACCGATGGTCCCGCCTGGACGGTGATCCAGCACAGAGGTGGCGCCCTCGATCCCCCCGAGAACTTCAATCGCAGCTGGGATGAGTATCGCGCGGGTTTCGGCAATCTGTCTCGGGATTTCTGGTTCGGCAACGAGTTCATCCACAAGATTCTCTATCGCGACGATCATGAGCTGAGAGTGGAGttgcaggaggagcaggaacCGATGGATTGGGCGGAGTACCCCACGTTCCGGCTGGACAGCGAGGGCTACAACTATCAGCTTTTGGTGAAAGGCGGATTTAGGGGTTCGCTGCCAGATGCCCTGGAGCAGCACAATCAACTGGATTTCAGCACCTACGATCGTCGGAGCGATCATGGGACCTCCGGAGATTCCACCTGTGCCGAGATTTACGGCGGAGGTTGGTGGTTCGGCCGCTGCACACGGTGCAATCTGAATGGAGAACATGGTGTCCACCAGAGAGTGAGTCCAGCAATCGTCTGGTTGAATTGGCGAAACGGAACTGCCAAACCGAAAGAATCGCGCATGATGATACGACCCGTAAGACTGATTCCGGGTGATAACTTGGACGAGGAATAG